The genome window AACTCGGGGAACATTTAGTCATGGCCGTTCAATTGAAGAACGTCCACAGGAAGTTAAGACTCGTAAAACGTTTGGTCACTTTGAAGCTGACACTGTTCTATCTGGTAAACGAAGAGGACAAGCGGTGGCCACTTTTGTCGAACGGCAAAGTAGATTAACGATTGTTAAACGTCTTGAAAGTCGTAGTAGTCAAGCAATGACGTTAGCCATACTGGAACTAGCTAAACAATTGGGACCAAAGCTTAAGACCATCACGGTTGACCATAGTAAAGAATTCGCCAACTATCGTGAAGTTGAAGAACAGACCGGTATTAATCTTTACTTTGCCCATGCTTATTCGCCACATGAACGTGGTAGTAATGAGAACCGTAATCGAGTTCTGCGTCGCTTTATTCCTAAAGGCAAGCCAATCGAAGAGATTAGTGATCAGGAACTAATTCAAATTAACTGGGACTTAAACTCACGGCCACTTAAATGTCTCAACTGGCGATCACCCATTGAAGTCTTTATGCGAAAAATGTTTCGATGAAGTGTTCAATTTATTTATTGCAATCTGCCATATAGTAAAGAGACCGAGTTAATCCCTCAGCCCCTTGGTATTAAGGAAAATCGCCGTCCGCCCGTCTCCCATCTCAAGAGACTTGCCCCTTTTCAAAAATTCTTGAAATCATACCGGTGCCAACCTAAATTGAACGGGTCAAATAAACCTCCTCGCCGGCAACCACGCTCATCTGTGCGGTTGCCGGCGTTTTTCTATTCCAAATTCAGATCATCCTGACCACTCAGCAGGTGGTAGTATTCTTGACCAAAGTGGTGTTGTAGGTAACGGCTTCTCCCTCTGCACCTTGGTCAATCAGACAATGCTTTCATCCACCATCTTGTTTTTACTATCAATGCTTACTAAAATAAAAGCAGAATTGAAAGCTGGTGACATTGATGATAAAGAAATTACTGCTGCTAACCACTGGAGGGACCATCGCCTCC of Limosilactobacillus oris contains these proteins:
- a CDS encoding IS30 family transposase, with product MGTTILSFADRIVIETLLYEHRSLRYIADYLGFSKTTIFNELHRLPLPYNAKRSQQDHETKLKLRGRKYVLTANLKRLIEDKIKIQKWSPEQVAHMVGIAYKTIYNWIDQDLLDIQLSDLPDSGIRRHRAKETRGTFSHGRSIEERPQEVKTRKTFGHFEADTVLSGKRRGQAVATFVERQSRLTIVKRLESRSSQAMTLAILELAKQLGPKLKTITVDHSKEFANYREVEEQTGINLYFAHAYSPHERGSNENRNRVLRRFIPKGKPIEEISDQELIQINWDLNSRPLKCLNWRSPIEVFMRKMFR